The Planococcus donghaensis genome contains a region encoding:
- a CDS encoding ATP-dependent DNA helicase: MRQPLPFALSKDKTFFESLNDWIGDVFYDELPEKGYDLRDEQIFMSFQIEQALKEKSVLFAEAGVGTGKTMAYLLPAIAYARYTGKPALISCADETLIEQLVKKGGDVDRLNELFDLNLDVRLAKSRDQYLCLQRLEGAKKRIDEDFVFDIEDSLPEFVNKTFSMQNTYPYGERSSYPEVTDEEWQQVNYHPIQNCNACELRNKCGQTIHRNHYRQATDLVICSHDFLMEHIWTKETRKREGQTPLLPEFSQIVLDEGHLLEFAAQRALTYEVQESTLQDVTESILSDGMREKTLNMIEQTIDLHNEFFRLLRIHTVKSDEDRKAITKDPELVKVGNMLVRHIDLMLEEFVFEGELFTIPEYELRLAEEYFEQYTFSMRLFVEEGDAVTWLEIKDEIETLVIMPRLVTDILDEKLFDGKIPITFSSATLSIQKDFTYLSDSLGIDKFQSFSVPSPFEYEDVMKIFKHPLEQQQKFERVYDLFSTGDQTLVLFTSKVDMDNFKKSLPLDHQYAIEFEGDRELSTVVKEFQQGKFQILCSYHLWEGLDLPGEALTKVIIVDLPFPPKDPVFDAKRKFSNNPLEEIDLPFMQLRIQQGIGRLIRTSKDYGEIHLLVNEEELRVEHLWETILPVPAENF; this comes from the coding sequence ATGAGACAACCACTACCATTTGCGTTATCAAAAGATAAAACTTTCTTTGAATCACTCAATGATTGGATTGGCGATGTATTTTACGACGAACTACCTGAAAAAGGCTATGATCTTCGCGATGAACAAATTTTTATGTCTTTTCAAATCGAACAGGCATTAAAAGAAAAATCGGTTTTGTTTGCTGAAGCAGGAGTTGGAACTGGGAAAACGATGGCGTACTTGTTACCGGCTATCGCTTATGCTCGTTACACGGGGAAGCCTGCACTTATTTCATGTGCGGATGAAACATTGATTGAACAATTGGTTAAAAAAGGCGGCGACGTTGACCGTTTAAATGAGTTGTTTGATTTGAATTTGGATGTTCGTTTGGCAAAGTCACGCGATCAATATTTATGTCTTCAGCGTTTAGAAGGCGCCAAAAAACGAATCGACGAAGACTTTGTATTTGATATTGAAGACAGCTTACCGGAATTTGTTAACAAAACATTTTCCATGCAAAATACGTATCCTTACGGAGAGCGTTCGAGCTATCCAGAAGTAACAGATGAAGAATGGCAACAAGTTAATTACCACCCCATTCAAAACTGCAATGCTTGTGAATTGAGAAACAAATGCGGACAAACCATTCACCGCAATCATTACCGCCAAGCGACAGACTTAGTGATTTGTTCGCACGATTTTCTGATGGAACATATTTGGACAAAAGAAACGCGTAAACGCGAAGGGCAAACACCACTGCTTCCTGAATTCTCTCAAATTGTATTAGATGAAGGACATTTACTAGAGTTTGCAGCACAACGTGCATTAACGTACGAAGTGCAAGAAAGCACATTGCAAGATGTGACAGAAAGCATTCTTTCAGATGGTATGCGTGAAAAGACGTTAAATATGATCGAGCAAACAATCGATCTTCACAATGAATTTTTCCGTTTGTTACGCATTCATACAGTGAAAAGTGATGAAGACCGTAAAGCCATTACAAAAGATCCTGAATTGGTCAAAGTCGGCAATATGCTCGTTCGTCACATTGATTTAATGCTAGAGGAATTTGTTTTTGAAGGCGAGCTTTTCACCATTCCTGAATACGAATTGCGTTTAGCAGAAGAGTATTTCGAACAATACACATTCTCAATGCGCTTGTTTGTAGAAGAAGGCGACGCAGTAACTTGGCTAGAAATTAAAGATGAAATAGAGACGCTTGTAATTATGCCACGCTTAGTTACAGACATATTAGATGAAAAATTATTTGATGGAAAAATTCCAATCACGTTTTCTTCGGCTACATTATCTATTCAAAAAGATTTCACGTACTTGTCAGATAGCCTAGGAATTGATAAATTCCAATCATTCTCAGTGCCATCTCCATTTGAATATGAAGATGTGATGAAAATCTTTAAGCATCCTTTAGAACAACAACAAAAATTTGAGCGCGTCTACGACTTGTTTAGCACAGGAGATCAAACACTTGTGTTGTTCACGTCAAAAGTAGACATGGACAATTTCAAAAAGTCACTCCCACTAGATCACCAATATGCCATTGAGTTTGAAGGAGACCGCGAATTATCAACGGTCGTCAAAGAATTTCAACAAGGGAAATTCCAAATTTTATGTTCGTATCACTTATGGGAAGGGTTGGATTTACCAGGGGAAGCATTAACAAAAGTAATTATTGTTGATTTGCCGTTCCCACCGAAAGATCCTGTATTTGATGCAAAACGTAAATTTAGTAACAACCCATTAGAAGAAATCGATTTGCCTTTCATGCAACTTCGCATTCAACAAGGAATTGGGCGGTTGATCCGAACTTCAAAAGATTATGGGGAAATTCATTTATTGGTGAACGAAGAAGAACTGCGCGTTGAACATTTATGGGAAACCATATTACCAGTACCTGCTGAAAATTTTTAA
- a CDS encoding carboxypeptidase M32, translated as MSLEKRFTEHFSKIRGYKEAIALLYWDLRTGAPKNGVELRSATIGTLSSELFKLSTSDEFGELLSSLEAQQETIDPYIRRSVEEARKEYNLSKKVPPEEYKEFVILKSKAESVWEIAKRDSDFSLFLPYLEELVSTTKKMVGYWGEKNGSTYNTLLDQYEPDMTTEILDDVFGKLRERIVPLVQKIAESPNKPETAFLYDHFPKQAQQDFSREMLEQLGYSFEAGRLDETVHPFMISINRQDIRVTTKYDESDFRTAVFGTIHEGGHAMYEQNLGDNLAGLPIETGASMGIHESQSLFCENFIGRNEHFWQKNFDLLKEYAPDQFASVELVDYVRAINESKPSLIRIEADELSYALHIMVRYELEKGLFNGDLKVSDLPQLWNDKYEEYLGVRPSNDAEGVLQDVHWAGASFGYFPSYALGYMYAAQFKNAMLKELPNYDELLAERNITPIREWLTKNIHQFGAFKKPMDILKDVTGEGLNPDYLADYLEEKYTKIYQLNE; from the coding sequence TTGTCACTTGAAAAACGTTTTACAGAACACTTCAGTAAAATCAGAGGCTATAAAGAAGCCATTGCCTTATTGTATTGGGATTTGCGTACAGGTGCTCCAAAAAACGGAGTGGAACTTCGCTCTGCAACCATTGGAACCTTATCTAGTGAACTTTTTAAATTATCGACTTCAGATGAATTTGGTGAATTGCTTTCTTCATTAGAAGCCCAACAGGAAACGATAGATCCTTACATTCGTCGCTCTGTAGAAGAAGCGCGAAAAGAATACAATTTAAGCAAAAAAGTTCCACCAGAAGAATACAAAGAATTTGTCATTTTAAAATCGAAAGCTGAGTCGGTATGGGAAATAGCTAAACGAGATTCGGATTTCTCGCTGTTTCTTCCTTACTTAGAAGAATTGGTCAGCACAACGAAGAAAATGGTTGGTTATTGGGGAGAGAAAAACGGCAGTACGTACAATACGCTGCTCGATCAATACGAACCTGACATGACCACAGAAATTTTAGATGATGTGTTTGGCAAGCTCCGTGAACGGATTGTGCCATTGGTACAAAAAATTGCAGAATCGCCTAATAAACCAGAAACCGCATTTTTGTATGACCATTTTCCAAAGCAAGCACAGCAAGATTTCAGCCGAGAAATGTTGGAGCAACTTGGCTATAGTTTTGAAGCAGGTAGACTAGACGAAACTGTACATCCGTTTATGATTTCAATCAACCGTCAAGACATTCGTGTGACGACTAAGTATGATGAAAGTGATTTTCGCACAGCGGTATTTGGCACAATTCACGAAGGTGGACACGCGATGTATGAGCAAAATCTAGGAGACAATCTAGCGGGATTGCCGATAGAAACAGGTGCTTCGATGGGGATACATGAATCACAGTCGTTGTTTTGTGAAAACTTTATCGGACGCAATGAACATTTTTGGCAGAAAAACTTTGATTTGTTGAAAGAGTACGCTCCTGATCAATTTGCTTCTGTTGAATTGGTGGATTACGTACGCGCAATTAATGAATCTAAACCATCCTTAATTCGCATTGAAGCAGACGAATTGTCGTATGCATTGCATATTATGGTACGTTACGAGCTTGAAAAAGGATTGTTTAATGGAGACTTGAAAGTTAGTGATTTGCCGCAGTTGTGGAACGATAAATACGAGGAGTATTTAGGAGTCCGTCCGTCCAACGATGCAGAAGGTGTCTTACAAGATGTTCATTGGGCAGGCGCAAGCTTCGGGTATTTCCCATCATACGCACTTGGCTATATGTATGCCGCACAATTCAAAAACGCTATGCTAAAAGAGTTGCCAAATTACGACGAATTGTTGGCAGAGCGGAACATCACTCCAATTCGCGAGTGGCTAACGAAGAACATTCATCAGTTTGGCGCTTTTAAAAAGCCTATGGATATTTTAAAAGATGTTACTGGAGAAGGTCTGAATCCAGATTACTTAGCGGACTACCTAGAAGAGAAGTATACGAAAATTTATCAACTAAACGAGTAA
- a CDS encoding SDR family NAD(P)-dependent oxidoreductase, translating to MLKSFSLENKTAIVTGAGKGIGKAIAMALAEAGANVMLVARTESDLQQTQQDINNDRTTYITADITKRSDIQAAIDKTVDHFGALDILVNNAGMNIRSSLADANDAEWHQIMDTNAQSVFMFSQEAVKKMASGSSIINISSVGGDRALKTGVIYAASKAAIIQMTKVMAMEWGPKNIRVNAIGPWYFKTPLTEKILSDPEYLDSILAVTPMKRVGELPEVASPVVFLASDAASYITGQTLFVDGGMSIHGFS from the coding sequence ATGTTGAAATCATTTAGTTTAGAAAACAAGACGGCTATCGTAACCGGTGCCGGCAAAGGAATTGGCAAAGCAATCGCAATGGCGCTTGCAGAAGCAGGGGCCAATGTCATGTTAGTAGCAAGAACCGAATCAGACTTGCAGCAAACACAACAAGACATAAACAATGATCGAACAACTTACATAACAGCAGATATTACAAAGCGCAGCGACATTCAAGCAGCAATCGATAAAACAGTGGACCATTTTGGAGCGCTTGATATTTTAGTGAATAACGCAGGGATGAATATCCGGTCGTCATTAGCCGATGCGAATGACGCCGAGTGGCATCAAATTATGGATACGAACGCACAAAGCGTCTTTATGTTTTCACAAGAAGCGGTGAAAAAAATGGCAAGTGGCAGTTCGATTATTAACATTAGCTCGGTTGGAGGCGATCGCGCATTAAAAACAGGTGTGATTTATGCGGCGTCTAAAGCGGCAATTATTCAAATGACAAAAGTTATGGCAATGGAATGGGGACCAAAAAACATTCGCGTCAATGCGATTGGACCGTGGTACTTTAAAACTCCGTTAACAGAAAAGATTTTAAGTGATCCTGAATACTTAGATTCGATTCTTGCAGTGACCCCGATGAAGCGTGTTGGAGAATTACCTGAAGTGGCGTCACCTGTTGTGTTTTTAGCTTCAGATGCAGCAAGTTATATTACCGGACAGACACTTTTTGTCGATGGTGGGATGTCGATTCACGGATTTTCATAA
- a CDS encoding THUMP domain-containing class I SAM-dependent RNA methyltransferase has protein sequence MTTFKLLATAAMGLESIVANEVKELGYETETENGKVFFEGNERDIAKANLWLRTADRVKIIAGEFNAYTFDELFERTKEIEWEKYLPVDAEFPVQGKSVKSTLHSVPNCQSIVKKAIVERLKKAYHRNSFLDETGPRFKIEVSILKDKVQLSIDTSGAGLHKRGYRLDQGEAPLKETLAAALVKLSRWTPDRPFVDPFCGSGTIAIEAAMIGQNLAPGYNRDFDSEEWPWMGQKLWDEVREEAEELANYDQPLNILGTDIDHRMLKVAEENAREAGFADLIQFEQRQVKDFVATEENGVVVGNPPYGERIGEIEIIEEMIADMGRVFAKHPTWSVYMLSSMGRFETLYGQPATKKRKLFNGFIRTDLFQFWGERSKK, from the coding sequence ATGACAACATTTAAATTGCTCGCAACAGCCGCAATGGGACTTGAGTCGATTGTCGCTAACGAAGTAAAAGAATTAGGGTATGAAACAGAAACAGAGAACGGCAAAGTATTTTTTGAAGGAAACGAGCGAGATATTGCGAAGGCCAATTTATGGTTACGCACAGCTGACCGTGTCAAAATTATCGCCGGTGAATTTAATGCCTATACGTTTGACGAATTGTTTGAACGCACAAAAGAAATCGAATGGGAAAAATACCTTCCAGTAGATGCTGAATTTCCGGTACAAGGAAAATCAGTTAAATCGACACTACACAGTGTGCCAAACTGTCAATCTATCGTTAAAAAAGCAATTGTGGAACGTTTGAAAAAAGCCTATCACCGCAATTCGTTTTTAGATGAAACGGGACCACGTTTTAAAATTGAAGTATCGATTTTAAAAGACAAAGTTCAATTATCAATCGATACGAGCGGAGCAGGATTGCATAAGCGCGGCTATCGTCTAGATCAAGGGGAAGCGCCATTAAAAGAAACACTTGCAGCGGCTCTTGTGAAATTATCTAGATGGACCCCAGACCGTCCGTTCGTAGATCCTTTCTGTGGATCTGGGACCATCGCAATTGAAGCGGCGATGATCGGTCAAAACTTAGCACCTGGCTACAACCGTGATTTCGATAGCGAGGAATGGCCATGGATGGGACAAAAACTGTGGGATGAAGTTCGCGAAGAAGCAGAAGAATTAGCGAATTATGATCAGCCACTGAATATTTTAGGCACAGACATTGACCACCGCATGCTGAAAGTCGCTGAAGAAAATGCGCGTGAAGCTGGCTTTGCAGACTTAATCCAATTTGAACAACGTCAAGTTAAGGATTTTGTGGCAACTGAAGAAAACGGCGTTGTTGTAGGGAACCCACCATACGGCGAACGTATAGGTGAAATTGAAATCATTGAAGAAATGATTGCTGATATGGGTCGTGTATTTGCGAAACACCCAACTTGGTCAGTTTACATGCTGTCATCGATGGGGCGTTTTGAAACACTTTACGGACAACCAGCTACGAAAAAACGCAAACTCTTTAACGGATTTATCCGTACGGATCTTTTCCAATTCTGGGGAGAACGTTCTAAAAAATAA
- a CDS encoding ribonuclease H-like domain-containing protein has protein sequence MSFESKLLQMKGMLKNKPTKKQQSKRAERPLHEEKWKEIGLELVENKFGFVFQKKITYPFTTRHGSVLLSELDPVLEAWGKTDFDHPFKLDAQDPLVFFDTETTGLSGTGAYIFLIGILVKKSDHFEMMQYIMPDPSHEAAFLYETGLWKADDPIIFSYNGKSFDWPQLTSRWTMHRQDLPKLPVPRQIDLFHGTKRIWKNELARMKLSTIEEEKLGFVRHGDVPGYLIPAIYLDAVKSGFPEGLSKVLYHNELDILSLVSLYVLSSNLLMEDMESETSGAYTNIGKWYADLKQFDQSAAYLEHVTNDRGASSALARYLLAIQKKRAGQHEVAVKLFKEAAPHLRGSIEVEAWIHAAKLYEHQLRDLNQAAIMAGFAKEASEHTNVRQSLVSDINKRQARLDEKKRKKNLQVQED, from the coding sequence ATGTCGTTTGAAAGCAAACTTCTTCAAATGAAAGGCATGCTAAAAAACAAGCCCACTAAAAAACAACAATCAAAACGAGCTGAGCGTCCACTTCATGAAGAAAAGTGGAAAGAGATTGGACTTGAACTTGTTGAAAATAAATTCGGCTTTGTTTTTCAAAAGAAAATCACTTATCCGTTTACGACTCGTCATGGGTCAGTCCTACTTAGTGAACTAGATCCAGTATTAGAAGCATGGGGAAAAACCGATTTTGATCACCCATTTAAACTAGATGCACAAGACCCACTTGTGTTTTTTGATACGGAAACAACTGGATTAAGTGGAACTGGGGCGTACATTTTTTTAATTGGAATATTAGTGAAAAAGAGCGATCATTTTGAAATGATGCAATACATTATGCCAGATCCTTCTCATGAAGCGGCATTTCTATACGAAACAGGATTATGGAAAGCAGATGATCCGATTATCTTCTCTTATAACGGGAAAAGCTTTGATTGGCCGCAACTAACTTCGCGGTGGACGATGCATCGACAAGATTTGCCGAAATTACCCGTACCACGTCAAATCGATTTGTTTCATGGCACAAAACGCATATGGAAAAATGAGTTGGCGCGGATGAAGTTGAGCACGATCGAAGAAGAAAAGCTTGGATTTGTGCGTCATGGCGATGTACCGGGCTACTTAATCCCGGCTATTTACTTAGATGCTGTAAAAAGCGGTTTTCCCGAAGGATTGTCAAAAGTTCTTTATCACAATGAATTAGACATTTTATCACTGGTTTCGTTGTATGTGCTGTCTTCTAATTTGTTGATGGAAGACATGGAATCTGAAACAAGTGGAGCTTATACGAATATCGGGAAATGGTATGCGGACTTAAAACAATTTGACCAAAGTGCAGCTTATTTAGAGCATGTAACGAACGATCGAGGAGCCTCATCCGCATTGGCTCGTTATTTACTTGCCATTCAGAAAAAACGTGCTGGTCAACATGAAGTGGCCGTCAAACTTTTTAAAGAAGCAGCCCCGCATTTGCGTGGAAGTATCGAAGTAGAAGCTTGGATTCATGCTGCAAAACTTTACGAGCATCAATTGCGAGACTTAAACCAAGCCGCTATAATGGCAGGGTTTGCAAAAGAGGCTAGTGAACACACAAATGTTCGTCAATCACTTGTGTCAGATATTAACAAAAGACAAGCTCGATTGGACGAGAAAAAGCGAAAAAAAAACCTTCAAGTTCAAGAAGACTAA
- a CDS encoding dynamin family protein has protein sequence MTVVDHKQELLETAHLYKIFKDNEDTEREAKAHLFAKKILKNNFIIGFAGHFSSGKSSMINALTGETLLPSSPIPTSANIVNVQKADTDFAIVNMRNEKPVYFPENYDFNAVKEFCKNGDVTQIDIGHQASVLPSGITVMDTPGVDSTDDAHRMSTESALHVADMVFYVMDYNHVQSELNFNFTKELQKYTELYLIVNQIDKHQSSEMSFEDFQQSVHDSFAAWGVVPKGIFFTSLKDFDFPGNDFDQVKSLVSSTMKNWKGHMGSASESALSQLKDEHINYLEDEKQECLQAFSSVLEPEEWEMREDLKKENALVSRRMSVQDFENWQAKFEKSRKELLENSNIMPYELRNALTSYLESVQPNFKVGLLFSGKKTQEERQKRQQEVDERFQTTVSSQITNHLKKLMKSSLKDAGLLTDDESLSIDDMTFNVPFSVVEEQIPTGASVTGDAVLNFANSISTGVQRWFIRETDGWKKAQEEKFEGLTDDATTEIDMKAQTLSQKMLAIQTLEEMESKIDKVKKSYSAMLPKQKTAAEEKVDQWLSEFEVSIEEMTEFDPAMLEKDEKKQQEQEQQVHSMEVASFDEVAVLERATRTAEVIDPIKGFAETAAYLKRKAGRLEGQEFTIALFGAFSAGKSSFSNALMGETVLPVSPNPTTATINRIRPVSEQHPHETADVRLKTRSQMTEDVQNSFQALGVQVTSLEDAFEKSSKLPENTPTEQQVHKSFITAFNKGYPDFKDRLGETLRTNREEFGLYVAKEEKSCFVDEIDFYYDCELTRNGVTLVDTPGADSINARHTNVAFEYIRNADAILFITYYNHAFARADREFLIQLGRVKDAFEMDKMFFVVNAIDLANDEEEKNAVVTYVQDELRRFGIRFPRLFGVSSLLALKDREHSGMPEFEEAFQHFLKEELKGMAVQSLAEEEQKAVDRFRSLIEHTEKNLLRKDERLEELKLLEQQLRKLFGASIAKLLEREALQELDELLYYVNQRVFYRFNDFFKEAFNPSVFSNKSAQQALDSALQDLNEMTGFDFQQELRVTNFRLAQFIEKKLDSRFKEDTSKLKEQNADFSFTPYEVQEAGSVEISKPFVDADYSSVKSYYKNNKSFFEKNEKEKMRDALQELMEPDALRYLEQEKKELTNWATFWIEQEAEGLRQHILRQAVDQIDSERTLLQQSEKLAQWKELYSNLMDGRV, from the coding sequence ATGACAGTTGTTGATCATAAACAAGAATTACTTGAAACGGCACATCTCTACAAGATCTTCAAAGACAATGAAGACACAGAGCGTGAAGCCAAAGCGCATTTATTTGCAAAAAAGATTTTAAAAAATAATTTCATTATTGGCTTTGCCGGACATTTTTCATCTGGGAAGTCATCTATGATCAACGCATTGACGGGCGAGACCTTGTTGCCATCTAGTCCGATTCCAACGAGTGCGAATATCGTCAATGTCCAAAAAGCAGATACGGATTTCGCCATTGTCAATATGCGCAATGAAAAACCGGTTTACTTTCCAGAGAATTACGATTTTAACGCGGTGAAGGAATTTTGTAAAAATGGTGATGTGACGCAAATCGACATCGGACACCAGGCATCGGTATTGCCAAGTGGCATTACGGTCATGGATACACCGGGAGTCGATTCCACGGATGATGCGCACCGTATGTCAACCGAGTCAGCTCTTCACGTAGCGGATATGGTATTTTATGTAATGGATTATAACCATGTTCAGTCAGAATTGAATTTTAATTTCACGAAAGAATTGCAAAAATACACCGAGCTGTATTTAATCGTCAACCAAATTGATAAGCATCAAAGCAGTGAAATGAGCTTTGAAGATTTTCAACAATCAGTCCATGATTCATTCGCGGCATGGGGCGTCGTTCCAAAAGGCATTTTCTTTACGTCATTAAAGGATTTTGATTTTCCGGGTAATGATTTTGACCAAGTGAAAAGTCTCGTTTCGTCGACGATGAAAAACTGGAAAGGTCATATGGGTTCAGCTTCTGAATCTGCCTTGAGTCAGTTAAAAGACGAGCACATCAACTATTTAGAAGATGAAAAACAAGAATGTTTACAAGCATTTTCAAGTGTTCTGGAGCCGGAAGAGTGGGAAATGCGCGAGGATTTAAAAAAGGAAAATGCGTTAGTTTCTCGTAGAATGTCTGTTCAGGATTTTGAAAATTGGCAGGCCAAGTTTGAAAAAAGCCGGAAAGAACTACTAGAAAACTCGAATATTATGCCGTACGAATTGCGAAATGCATTAACAAGTTACTTGGAATCGGTTCAGCCGAATTTTAAAGTGGGATTGCTATTTAGTGGCAAAAAAACACAAGAAGAACGACAAAAACGGCAACAAGAAGTGGACGAACGTTTTCAAACGACCGTATCTTCTCAAATTACCAATCACTTAAAAAAATTGATGAAATCTTCGTTAAAAGATGCTGGTTTGTTAACAGATGATGAATCGTTATCTATAGATGACATGACTTTCAATGTGCCATTTTCAGTTGTAGAAGAGCAAATTCCGACAGGCGCTTCTGTGACAGGAGACGCGGTATTGAATTTCGCCAATAGCATTTCTACAGGTGTGCAGCGCTGGTTTATCCGGGAGACGGATGGCTGGAAAAAAGCACAAGAAGAAAAGTTTGAAGGTTTAACAGATGACGCTACAACAGAAATTGATATGAAAGCCCAAACTTTGTCTCAAAAAATGCTAGCAATCCAAACGCTTGAAGAAATGGAAAGCAAAATCGACAAAGTAAAAAAATCTTATTCGGCGATGTTGCCAAAACAAAAAACAGCAGCGGAAGAAAAAGTCGACCAATGGCTAAGTGAATTTGAAGTTTCTATAGAAGAAATGACTGAATTTGATCCAGCAATGCTTGAAAAAGATGAGAAAAAACAACAAGAGCAAGAACAACAGGTGCATTCTATGGAAGTGGCATCATTTGATGAAGTAGCTGTACTCGAACGGGCCACTCGTACTGCAGAAGTTATTGACCCAATCAAAGGATTTGCGGAAACTGCAGCTTATTTAAAACGAAAAGCAGGTCGTTTAGAAGGACAAGAATTCACCATTGCGTTGTTTGGCGCTTTTAGTGCAGGGAAATCGTCATTTTCGAATGCATTGATGGGAGAAACGGTATTACCTGTTTCCCCAAACCCAACTACGGCAACCATTAACCGAATTCGTCCAGTAAGTGAGCAACATCCACATGAAACAGCAGATGTTCGCTTAAAAACGCGTTCGCAAATGACAGAAGATGTTCAAAATTCTTTCCAAGCTTTAGGCGTTCAAGTCACTTCACTAGAAGATGCTTTTGAAAAGTCATCAAAACTACCAGAAAATACGCCAACAGAACAACAAGTTCATAAATCGTTTATCACCGCCTTTAACAAAGGCTATCCAGATTTCAAAGACCGTTTAGGCGAAACCCTTCGGACCAATCGTGAAGAATTTGGCTTGTATGTGGCAAAAGAAGAAAAAAGTTGTTTTGTTGATGAAATTGATTTTTATTACGATTGCGAATTAACGCGAAATGGCGTTACGCTTGTGGATACTCCAGGAGCGGATTCGATAAATGCGAGACACACGAATGTTGCTTTTGAGTATATTCGTAACGCGGATGCCATTCTATTTATCACCTACTACAACCATGCCTTTGCACGTGCTGACCGAGAATTCCTGATTCAGCTTGGTCGAGTAAAAGATGCATTTGAAATGGATAAAATGTTCTTTGTTGTCAATGCAATAGATCTTGCTAATGACGAAGAAGAAAAAAATGCGGTTGTTACGTATGTACAAGATGAGCTGCGGCGTTTTGGCATTCGTTTCCCACGCTTGTTTGGTGTTTCAAGTTTATTAGCGCTGAAAGACCGAGAACATTCGGGTATGCCAGAATTTGAAGAAGCTTTTCAGCATTTCTTAAAAGAAGAGCTTAAAGGAATGGCTGTGCAATCGCTCGCAGAAGAAGAGCAAAAAGCAGTCGATCGCTTCCGCAGCTTGATTGAACACACCGAAAAGAACTTATTGCGTAAAGACGAGAGACTAGAAGAGCTTAAACTTCTTGAGCAGCAATTGCGTAAACTTTTCGGTGCATCTATTGCCAAGTTATTAGAACGCGAAGCTCTGCAAGAGTTGGATGAATTGTTGTACTACGTGAACCAACGCGTTTTTTATCGGTTTAATGACTTTTTCAAAGAAGCTTTTAATCCTTCGGTCTTTTCCAACAAATCAGCCCAACAAGCTTTGGATTCAGCCTTGCAAGATTTAAATGAAATGACAGGATTTGATTTTCAACAAGAGTTGCGCGTAACGAATTTCCGTCTTGCTCAGTTTATCGAAAAGAAATTAGATTCGCGCTTTAAAGAAGACACGAGCAAATTGAAAGAGCAAAATGCCGATTTCTCGTTTACACCTTACGAAGTGCAAGAAGCAGGATCTGTCGAAATTTCAAAACCGTTTGTAGATGCTGATTATTCGTCAGTTAAATCGTATTATAAAAACAATAAGAGCTTTTTCGAGAAAAACGAAAAAGAAAAAATGCGTGACGCGCTGCAAGAATTAATGGAGCCGGATGCGCTACGTTATTTAGAGCAAGAGAAAAAAGAATTAACCAACTGGGCAACGTTTTGGATTGAGCAAGAAGCAGAAGGGTTACGTCAACATATTCTACGTCAAGCTGTCGACCAGATTGATTCGGAACGTACCTTACTCCAACAATCCGAGAAACTAGCGCAATGGAAAGAGCTGTATTCAAATTTGATGGACGGAAGGGTGTAA
- the gpsB gene encoding cell division regulator GpsB: MDNKFTSKDILEKDFKTAMRGYNQDEVDHFLDEVIQDYEAFTKRIEQLQNENQRLRAELENSPKKQATPAPGTTNFDILRRLSHLENHVFGNKLDNN, encoded by the coding sequence ATGGACAATAAATTTACATCTAAGGATATACTAGAAAAAGATTTCAAAACAGCGATGCGCGGTTACAACCAAGATGAAGTCGATCATTTCCTAGACGAAGTTATCCAGGATTATGAAGCTTTCACCAAACGAATCGAGCAACTTCAAAATGAAAACCAACGTTTACGTGCGGAGTTAGAAAACTCTCCTAAAAAGCAAGCAACACCGGCACCTGGTACAACGAATTTTGATATTTTGCGTCGTCTGTCGCATTTAGAAAACCATGTATTTGGAAATAAGCTAGACAATAACTAA